In Fusobacterium simiae, a genomic segment contains:
- a CDS encoding toxin-antitoxin system YwqK family antitoxin — MKIKKIFLFLLLFIGLNILAVSKLPKNLFNSDKINILKRGILNGPINIYYPDGKIKAKQFFINNRKAGIWQYYYENGKLKAEIIYNIMSSDEEGIIKSYDEKGILISEGRIINDNMVGVWNYYDEKGRKNYTYDLVKGLITTYDEKGKIMFQVTERDLANRFQEIQQEINDDRIRANEEKN, encoded by the coding sequence ATGAAAATTAAAAAAATATTTTTATTTTTGTTATTATTTATAGGTTTAAACATATTAGCAGTTAGTAAATTACCAAAAAACCTTTTTAATTCAGATAAAATAAATATACTGAAAAGAGGAATTTTAAATGGTCCTATCAATATTTATTATCCAGATGGAAAGATAAAGGCAAAACAATTCTTTATCAATAATAGAAAAGCAGGGATTTGGCAATATTACTATGAAAATGGAAAATTAAAAGCAGAAATTATTTATAATATAATGTCTTCTGATGAGGAAGGTATTATAAAAAGTTATGATGAAAAAGGTATTTTAATAAGTGAAGGAAGAATAATTAATGACAACATGGTAGGAGTTTGGAACTATTATGATGAAAAAGGAAGAAAAAATTATACCTATGATCTTGTGAAAGGTTTAATCACTACTTATGACGAAAAAGGAAAGATTATGTTTCAAGTGACTGAAAGAGATTTAGCTAATCGTTTTCAAGAAATACAACAGGAGATAAATGATGATAGAATTAGAGCTAATGAGGAAAAAAATTGA
- a CDS encoding shikimate dehydrogenase family protein, producing the protein MRKFGLLGKKLSHSLSPLLHNTFFEDFGIEAEYRLYEIAENRINNFKNYMLENCVEGVNITVPYKKIFLDKLDYISDEAKEIGAINLLYVKDSKFYGDNTDYYGFKYTLIKNQIDVKNKKIAIVGKGGASASVYKVLRDMGTTDITFYFRKDKLSKIEFPENMSGDIIINTTPVGMYPNIEDNLVNKEILKNFKIAIDLIYNPLETKFLKIARECGLITINGMDMLIEQALKTDEILYDIVLSTQFRKKIRKKIKKKVREFYENNGN; encoded by the coding sequence ATGAGAAAATTTGGACTTCTAGGAAAAAAACTTTCTCATTCGCTTTCTCCATTGTTGCATAATACTTTTTTTGAGGATTTTGGAATTGAAGCAGAGTATAGATTATATGAAATTGCTGAAAATAGAATAAACAATTTTAAAAACTATATGCTTGAAAATTGTGTTGAAGGAGTAAATATAACAGTTCCTTATAAAAAGATATTTTTAGATAAATTGGATTATATAAGTGATGAAGCAAAAGAAATTGGAGCTATAAATCTTCTATATGTAAAAGATAGTAAATTCTATGGAGATAATACGGACTATTATGGTTTTAAATATACACTTATAAAAAATCAAATAGATGTAAAAAATAAAAAGATTGCCATTGTTGGAAAAGGCGGAGCAAGTGCCAGTGTATATAAAGTATTAAGAGATATGGGAACGACTGATATTACTTTCTATTTTAGAAAGGATAAGCTAAGTAAAATAGAATTTCCAGAAAATATGAGTGGAGATATAATAATTAATACCACTCCTGTTGGAATGTATCCTAATATTGAAGATAATCTTGTAAATAAAGAAATTTTAAAAAATTTTAAAATAGCAATAGATTTAATTTATAATCCTTTGGAAACAAAATTTTTAAAAATAGCAAGAGAATGTGGATTAATAACTATAAATGGAATGGATATGTTAATTGAACAGGCTTTAAAAACAGATGAAATTCTATATGATATTGTATTATCAACTCAATTTAGAAAAAAAATTAGAAAAAAGATAAAAAAGAAAGTGAGAGAATTTTATGAAAATAATGGTAATTAA
- a CDS encoding chorismate mutase, protein MIELELMRKKIDEIDDKLLILFKERLEVSKKIGLLKKKYNMKIFDPQREQEIIDSCTQNVNIDEKKYIEKFLRNLMDISKEVQSK, encoded by the coding sequence ATGATAGAATTAGAGCTAATGAGGAAAAAAATTGATGAAATAGATGATAAACTTTTAATTCTTTTTAAAGAAAGATTGGAAGTTTCTAAAAAAATTGGTCTATTAAAGAAAAAGTATAATATGAAAATTTTTGATCCTCAAAGAGAGCAAGAAATCATAGATAGTTGTACTCAAAATGTTAATATTGATGAGAAAAAATATATAGAAAAGTTTTTAAGAAATCTTATGGATATAAGCAAGGAGGTCCAATCTAAATGA